A genomic segment from Nocardiopsis sp. Huas11 encodes:
- a CDS encoding molybdopterin oxidoreductase family protein encodes MASKDRIADPWGSRTPYGLGEEWPARVDGFLAEGVEPQDVDRWVQSATILHSNGDALDIAVKDDRVVGVRGRAVDRVNRGRLGPKDLFGWQAHRSADRLTRPLVRREGVLVETDWDTAMELIVRRSRELLDEQGPSALAFYTSGQLFLEEYYTLAAIGHGAIGTNHMDGNTRLCTATAAAALKESFGCDGQPGSYADIDHADVIALYGHNMAETQTVLWSRVLDRLAGPNPPRLLCVDCRETPVAREATLHLAPRPGTNLALMNALLHEIIRRDLVDHDYVEEHTVGYQDLVERVADHTPEVAERICGVEAARIREAAELLGGAERLLSTVLQGFYQAHQASAAAVQVNNVHLVRGMLGRPGAGILQMNGQPTAQNTRECGADGDLTGFRNWSNDEHVADLARVWNLDTLQVPHYAPPTHAMQIMRYAETGSVRLLWVSATNPAVSLPELRRIRSLLAHQGLFLVVQDIFATETTELADVVLPAATWGEKTGTFTNSDRTVHLSERAVEPPGQARADLDIFLDYARRMDFRDRDGAPFPQWHDAESAFEAWKRASAGRPCDYTGLTYDRLRGGSGVQWPCTAERPEGTERLYTDGRFWAAPQDCESYGRDLVTGAPVEPVEYAAMNPFGRAIIRAAEYLPPHEEPDARYPFALVTGRTLYHFHTRTKTGRVPQLNGAAPQVWVEIAESDAREAGIGEGDLVEVASARGVVRARARISGIRPGVLFVPFHYGYWDAQGHDRDRAANEMTVTDWDPVSKQPLFKTSSARLRLLRPSEGEAAPAPTTTASRPVRAGVPATAGGPGGRCREDLDGGTR; translated from the coding sequence ATGGCGTCGAAGGACCGGATCGCGGATCCGTGGGGTTCACGGACCCCCTACGGGCTCGGCGAGGAGTGGCCGGCCAGGGTGGACGGCTTCCTGGCCGAGGGGGTCGAGCCCCAGGACGTGGACCGCTGGGTGCAGTCGGCGACGATCCTGCACTCCAACGGCGACGCCCTGGACATCGCCGTCAAGGACGACCGCGTCGTCGGTGTGCGCGGCCGGGCCGTGGACCGTGTCAACCGCGGGCGCCTGGGCCCCAAGGATCTCTTCGGTTGGCAGGCCCACCGGTCCGCCGACCGCCTCACCCGGCCGCTGGTGCGCCGGGAGGGCGTCCTGGTCGAGACCGACTGGGACACGGCGATGGAGCTGATCGTGCGGCGCAGCAGGGAGCTGCTCGACGAGCAGGGGCCCAGCGCTCTGGCCTTCTACACCAGCGGCCAGCTGTTCCTGGAGGAGTACTACACGCTCGCGGCGATCGGGCACGGCGCGATCGGCACCAACCACATGGACGGCAACACCCGGTTGTGCACCGCCACCGCGGCGGCGGCGCTGAAGGAGTCGTTCGGCTGCGACGGCCAGCCGGGGTCCTACGCCGACATCGACCACGCCGACGTCATCGCCCTGTACGGGCACAATATGGCCGAGACGCAGACCGTGCTGTGGTCGCGTGTGCTGGACCGGCTCGCCGGTCCGAACCCGCCGCGGCTGCTGTGCGTGGACTGCCGGGAGACCCCGGTGGCGCGGGAGGCGACGCTGCACCTGGCGCCCCGGCCGGGGACCAACCTCGCGTTGATGAACGCGCTCCTGCACGAGATCATCCGCCGGGACCTGGTGGACCACGACTACGTCGAGGAGCACACGGTCGGCTACCAGGACCTGGTCGAACGGGTGGCCGACCACACGCCCGAGGTGGCCGAGCGCATCTGTGGAGTCGAGGCCGCGCGCATCCGCGAGGCGGCGGAGCTGCTGGGCGGAGCCGAGCGGCTGCTGTCGACGGTGCTGCAGGGCTTCTACCAGGCCCACCAGGCGAGCGCCGCGGCGGTGCAGGTCAACAACGTGCACCTGGTGCGCGGCATGCTCGGCCGGCCCGGCGCGGGGATCCTGCAGATGAACGGCCAGCCCACGGCGCAGAACACGCGTGAGTGCGGGGCCGACGGCGACCTGACGGGCTTTCGCAACTGGAGCAACGACGAGCACGTGGCGGACCTGGCGAGGGTGTGGAACCTGGACACACTGCAGGTCCCGCACTACGCGCCGCCCACGCACGCGATGCAGATCATGCGCTACGCCGAGACCGGTTCGGTCCGACTGCTGTGGGTGAGCGCGACCAACCCTGCGGTGTCACTGCCCGAGCTGCGGCGGATCCGCTCGCTGCTGGCACACCAGGGGCTGTTCCTGGTGGTGCAGGACATCTTCGCGACCGAGACCACCGAACTCGCCGACGTGGTGCTGCCCGCCGCGACCTGGGGCGAGAAGACGGGGACGTTCACCAACAGCGACCGCACGGTGCACCTGTCCGAGCGGGCCGTGGAACCGCCCGGGCAGGCCCGCGCCGACCTGGACATCTTCCTGGACTACGCGCGGCGGATGGACTTTCGCGACAGGGACGGCGCGCCCTTCCCGCAGTGGCACGACGCGGAGTCGGCCTTCGAGGCGTGGAAGCGCGCCAGTGCCGGGCGCCCGTGCGACTACACCGGCCTGACCTACGACAGGCTGCGGGGCGGCAGCGGTGTGCAGTGGCCCTGTACCGCCGAGCGGCCCGAGGGCACCGAGCGCCTCTACACCGACGGCCGGTTCTGGGCCGCGCCCCAGGACTGCGAGAGCTACGGACGCGACCTGGTCACGGGCGCGCCGGTCGAACCCGTGGAGTACGCGGCGATGAACCCGTTCGGCCGGGCGATCATCAGGGCCGCGGAGTACCTGCCCCCGCACGAGGAACCGGACGCACGGTACCCCTTCGCGCTTGTGACGGGCCGCACGCTCTACCACTTCCACACGCGCACCAAGACCGGGCGCGTTCCCCAGCTGAACGGCGCCGCCCCCCAGGTGTGGGTGGAGATCGCCGAGTCCGACGCCCGCGAGGCCGGGATCGGCGAGGGGGACCTGGTCGAGGTCGCCTCGGCCAGAGGCGTGGTGCGGGCGCGGGCCAGGATCAGCGGGATCCGGCCCGGTGTCCTGTTCGTCCCGTTCCACTACGGCTACTGGGACGCCCAGGGCCACGACAGGGACCGGGCGGCCAACGAGATGACCGTCACCGACTGGGATCCGGTGTCCAAACAGCCGCTCTTCAAGACCTCGTCCGCGCGGCTGCGGCTGCTGCGGCCCTCCGAGGGCGAGGCGGCGCCGGCCCCGACCACGACGGCGTCCCGCCCGGTCCGCGCCGGGGTCCCCGCCACGGCGGGAGGCCCGGGTGGACGGTGCCGGGAGGACCTGGACGGAGGCACGCGATGA
- a CDS encoding pirin family protein, translating into MSNLEDHPTERRVCTAGPGDADLAPGTELLHPREVPLGGPRAMTVRRALPGKNRRMVGAWCFADVYGPTDVAAQGGMQVPPHPHIGLQTVSWLVHGHVRHQDGLGSDRLVRPGQLNLMTAGHGIAHSERTPGGAPSLLHGAQLWVALPEADREGAPRFEHHADLPVWRAPGARVTVIAGEAGGHRSPARVHTPLMGAEVVLSAGARFEFPLDPAFEHGVLALDAPVHVLGHRVEAGSLLYLDPGRTGIGLHTDQDAHLLVIGGEPFAEDLVMWWNLVGRDHDEIVAARTAWEADRDAPGAAPRFAPVTGDEGPPLPAPVLPNARLRARPRHRE; encoded by the coding sequence GTGAGCAACCTCGAGGACCACCCGACCGAACGGCGCGTGTGCACCGCCGGCCCCGGTGACGCCGACCTCGCCCCGGGCACCGAACTCCTGCACCCGCGCGAGGTGCCCCTGGGCGGGCCCCGCGCCATGACCGTGCGCCGCGCGCTGCCCGGAAAGAACCGCCGCATGGTCGGCGCCTGGTGCTTCGCCGACGTCTACGGCCCCACCGACGTGGCCGCCCAGGGCGGCATGCAGGTCCCGCCGCATCCCCACATCGGCCTGCAGACGGTCAGCTGGCTGGTCCACGGCCACGTCCGCCACCAGGACGGACTGGGCTCGGACCGGCTCGTGCGCCCCGGACAGCTCAACCTCATGACCGCCGGGCACGGCATCGCGCACTCCGAGCGCACCCCCGGCGGGGCGCCCTCCCTGCTGCACGGCGCGCAGTTGTGGGTCGCCCTGCCCGAGGCCGACCGCGAGGGGGCGCCCCGCTTCGAGCACCACGCCGACCTGCCCGTGTGGCGGGCGCCGGGCGCTCGGGTGACCGTGATCGCCGGCGAGGCCGGGGGCCACCGCTCCCCCGCGCGCGTCCACACCCCGCTCATGGGCGCCGAGGTGGTCCTGTCGGCGGGCGCCCGCTTCGAGTTCCCCCTGGACCCCGCCTTCGAGCACGGCGTCCTGGCCCTGGACGCCCCCGTCCACGTCCTCGGGCACCGCGTGGAGGCCGGTTCCCTGCTCTACCTGGACCCCGGGCGCACCGGGATCGGTCTCCACACCGACCAGGACGCCCACCTGCTGGTGATCGGCGGTGAGCCCTTCGCCGAGGACCTGGTGATGTGGTGGAACCTCGTGGGCCGCGACCACGACGAGATCGTGGCCGCGCGCACCGCCTGGGAGGCCGACCGCGACGCACCAGGTGCCGCGCCCAGGTTCGCCCCCGTCACCGGGGACGAGGGGCCGCCGCTGCCCGCGCCGGTCCTGCCCAACGCGCGCCTGCGCGCCCGGCCGAGGCACCGGGAGTAG